Proteins encoded by one window of Paenibacillus sp. DCT19:
- a CDS encoding NAD(P)-dependent oxidoreductase translates to MNIIVFGATGKTGRDIVAGALKNGHQVTVFVRNPSKLNMTHPNLHVHTGEITNMEDVDRVTKAQHYDVVYSAIGSKGMFKREPLLIQAMHHMVKASEKNGVGKFIHISFAGVRSDAGKLGLLYKLIVPNVMKNLLHDHREKDAVIKQSSLNWVLVQPPILTVDPYSGKYVHEERIHPDKSRKLKMSRANLADFMLKLANDSTYDGKEVFVTE, encoded by the coding sequence ATGAACATTATTGTTTTTGGAGCCACTGGCAAAACCGGCCGCGATATCGTAGCAGGAGCACTGAAGAATGGGCATCAGGTTACCGTGTTTGTCCGCAATCCCTCTAAGCTTAACATGACTCATCCCAATCTTCATGTCCATACCGGAGAGATCACGAATATGGAAGACGTTGATAGGGTCACCAAAGCCCAACATTATGATGTGGTCTATTCAGCGATAGGTTCTAAAGGGATGTTTAAACGCGAACCCTTACTCATTCAAGCCATGCATCATATGGTCAAAGCATCTGAGAAGAACGGTGTAGGCAAGTTCATTCATATCTCCTTCGCCGGTGTGCGATCAGATGCTGGTAAGTTAGGTTTGTTGTATAAGCTAATTGTTCCTAATGTGATGAAAAACTTGCTTCATGACCATCGAGAGAAGGATGCTGTAATCAAGCAAAGCAGTCTAAACTGGGTTCTGGTACAGCCTCCCATTCTAACTGTAGATCCATATTCCGGAAAGTATGTACATGAGGAGCGCATTCATCCTGACAAGTCTCGTAAGTTGAAAATGTCACGAGCCAATTTGGCTGACTTTATGTTGAAGCTAGCGAATGATTCTACTTATGATGGTAAAGAGGTATTTGTAACCGAGTAA
- a CDS encoding type II toxin-antitoxin system HicB family antitoxin has protein sequence MKTYRAYAIFNFAADGINVTFPELPGCVTCGYTLDEALYMAKEALELYIKGEPIAELLALASEMPELTDANDRVYLIEANHID, from the coding sequence ATGAAAACATATAGAGCCTATGCGATATTCAATTTTGCTGCTGATGGAATCAATGTTACCTTTCCTGAACTGCCTGGATGTGTGACGTGTGGTTATACACTAGATGAAGCTTTATATATGGCAAAAGAAGCGCTTGAGTTATATATCAAGGGTGAGCCTATCGCGGAACTCCTAGCATTAGCTAGCGAGATGCCCGAGTTAACTGACGCTAATGATAGGGTTTATCTGATTGAAGCGAATCATATAGATTGA
- a CDS encoding DUF4179 domain-containing protein: MNHPDALDRELKSLLKSKAADVAIPDPVQNAVENTLSSLPNQKRKKRLPINRWRWMAAAIVFFFLLGAISVSTVPIFSEMLRSLFAKDNPDIGLLRAQELGLVHNPHIKVKDKGYTLVINEAVADPTRVTIALQLFDPKGKHNRDKLVIGYENEITIKDSEGNKVDTMYDMGYTNDFYYLVAFFREPLQTDRITIEGNIQKLGQRNETPIEGDWSFSFDMDMKEANSKTTIEELSGSYTTPHGMTVTLKRLTRMVQGVRLELETELSDEAMARSPGDLWEKQMLSFHFETMDKEEIHAVNPRKQGFMDSLMTSDHKVIGNGKMHWSYTFKYLPEEEPYRFVLDAYSVAELDGSQITFKPAELVEPKGYQVLNDHFELIGTALQESDMEQGQNEMVISFYAELENEFDYNVWKAVDALGNRYEVDRGGVSFLIHTLPDNWREGLISMGDSGMKQPYKFEIKGLSHIPDQLTLIREVVDKRYQDPDWSVLLNQ, encoded by the coding sequence ATGAATCATCCTGATGCACTTGATCGCGAACTTAAGTCATTGTTGAAGTCCAAAGCAGCAGACGTGGCTATTCCTGATCCAGTTCAGAATGCTGTCGAAAATACGCTATCTTCTCTACCTAATCAGAAGAGGAAGAAGAGATTACCTATTAATCGGTGGAGATGGATGGCTGCAGCAATAGTCTTCTTTTTTCTCCTCGGTGCGATTTCGGTTTCCACTGTGCCCATATTTTCTGAAATGCTGCGATCTTTGTTCGCTAAAGATAATCCGGATATCGGACTATTGCGAGCACAAGAGTTAGGGTTAGTTCACAATCCTCATATTAAAGTAAAAGATAAAGGTTATACGCTCGTAATCAATGAAGCTGTGGCCGATCCGACGCGGGTGACGATTGCTCTACAGCTATTTGATCCCAAAGGGAAACATAATCGTGACAAATTGGTCATTGGCTATGAGAACGAAATTACGATTAAGGATAGTGAAGGAAATAAGGTAGACACCATGTACGACATGGGATATACGAATGATTTTTATTACCTAGTCGCCTTCTTCCGTGAGCCTCTACAGACAGACCGGATTACCATTGAAGGAAATATTCAGAAACTAGGTCAGCGGAATGAAACACCCATTGAAGGCGATTGGAGTTTTAGTTTTGATATGGATATGAAAGAGGCTAATAGCAAGACGACCATCGAAGAGTTGTCCGGAAGCTATACAACACCTCACGGGATGACGGTGACGTTGAAGCGACTGACAAGGATGGTACAGGGCGTTCGTCTCGAACTGGAGACAGAGCTTAGTGATGAAGCCATGGCTAGATCACCGGGAGATTTATGGGAGAAACAGATGCTGAGCTTCCATTTTGAGACGATGGATAAGGAAGAGATTCATGCTGTGAATCCGAGAAAACAGGGTTTTATGGATAGTTTGATGACTTCTGATCACAAGGTCATTGGTAATGGAAAAATGCACTGGAGTTACACATTTAAGTACTTGCCTGAAGAAGAACCTTACCGATTTGTCTTAGATGCCTATTCCGTTGCAGAGTTAGATGGAAGCCAGATTACGTTTAAACCCGCTGAATTGGTTGAGCCAAAAGGGTATCAAGTATTGAATGATCACTTTGAGTTGATCGGGACAGCACTTCAGGAGTCTGATATGGAACAAGGCCAGAATGAAATGGTCATCTCTTTCTATGCAGAGTTAGAAAATGAATTTGACTACAATGTATGGAAGGCAGTTGATGCCTTAGGTAATCGGTACGAAGTAGATCGCGGTGGGGTATCGTTTCTTATTCATACTTTGCCTGACAATTGGCGTGAAGGATTGATTAGTATGGGAGATAGTGGGATGAAGCAACCCTACAAATTCGAAATTAAAGGATTAAGTCATATACCCGACCAGCTTACTTTGATCAGAGAAGTCGTTGACAAGCGCTATCAAGACCCAGATTGGTCAGTGCTGCTTAATCAATAG
- the bshB2 gene encoding bacillithiol biosynthesis deacetylase BshB2, with product MNNEQYKHQRILVVFPHPDDEAFGVSGTLAKYIEDGAHVTYACLTLGEMGRNMGIPPFANRVTLPAIRKQELIESAHAIGIQDLRMLGFHDKMIEFEDPDLLDARLMELIDELNPSLVITFYPGHSVHPDHDATGAAVIRTISRMPAQNRPVVHCIAFSKNYEQAIGKPDVLMDVKALLAKKMASIRAHRSQFQAAELVGKSELNDKEIQKRFGTEVFWTYRFE from the coding sequence ATGAATAATGAACAATACAAACATCAGCGCATTTTGGTTGTATTCCCTCATCCAGATGATGAGGCATTTGGAGTTTCGGGAACGTTGGCTAAATACATAGAAGACGGTGCTCACGTCACATATGCTTGCCTGACCCTTGGCGAAATGGGACGAAATATGGGAATACCGCCATTTGCCAATCGAGTAACGTTGCCAGCCATTCGTAAGCAGGAATTGATTGAATCCGCCCATGCGATTGGTATCCAAGACTTAAGAATGCTAGGTTTTCATGATAAAATGATTGAATTTGAAGACCCGGATCTGTTGGATGCCCGGCTTATGGAGCTCATTGATGAGTTGAATCCGTCGCTCGTCATTACGTTCTATCCAGGTCATAGTGTGCATCCTGATCATGATGCGACGGGTGCTGCTGTTATCCGCACAATTAGCCGAATGCCAGCACAGAATCGTCCGGTTGTACATTGTATCGCATTCTCCAAAAACTATGAGCAGGCTATTGGAAAACCAGACGTCCTCATGGATGTAAAGGCGTTACTGGCGAAGAAAATGGCATCGATCCGCGCACACCGTTCACAGTTCCAAGCGGCTGAGCTTGTTGGCAAAAGCGAACTGAATGATAAAGAAATTCAGAAACGCTTCGGAACCGAAGTGTTCTGGACATATCGATTTGAATAA
- a CDS encoding copper amine oxidase N-terminal domain-containing protein translates to MNKLVSVFIIFLFIHTIGLSAAVSASELKESPIIVDNGKIISGRTLIPIKVVSTHFGYQVGWEQEAKVVTILGRDTTIRMKINSNEVSLNDQKLTLEVPAQIYNGVTYVPLKFLSDVFGASIRWNSTFKVAQVLWEDQTMLIYTEIKRIPDLTDKQVDSLSKAANEAAVITDMKYAKEHFKPYFTDKLLGKILWNKGLPFRIQFDSKHQSAVTYLNIYHSEAVMTHLSYFALHTWVTRMMELEYVDHHWKISRIDFKYTYF, encoded by the coding sequence ATGAACAAATTGGTTTCAGTATTTATCATCTTCTTATTCATTCATACCATTGGACTCTCGGCAGCCGTTTCAGCATCTGAGCTGAAAGAATCGCCTATCATCGTAGATAATGGCAAGATTATTAGTGGCAGAACGCTAATTCCAATCAAGGTGGTTTCTACTCATTTTGGTTATCAGGTAGGATGGGAACAAGAAGCGAAGGTGGTTACGATTCTTGGTCGGGATACTACGATCCGTATGAAGATAAATTCTAACGAAGTGAGTCTCAATGATCAGAAGCTTACGCTTGAGGTGCCAGCACAGATATATAACGGGGTCACTTATGTTCCGTTGAAATTTCTGAGTGATGTGTTCGGAGCGAGTATCCGTTGGAATTCGACCTTCAAGGTGGCGCAAGTGCTGTGGGAAGATCAAACGATGTTAATATACACGGAAATTAAACGGATTCCTGATCTGACTGATAAACAGGTTGATAGCCTGTCCAAGGCAGCTAATGAGGCTGCTGTGATTACAGATATGAAATATGCTAAAGAGCATTTTAAACCTTATTTTACGGATAAATTGCTAGGTAAGATCCTATGGAATAAAGGTTTGCCATTTCGAATCCAATTTGATTCCAAACATCAAAGTGCAGTCACCTATCTGAACATTTACCATTCCGAAGCTGTAATGACTCATCTCTCTTACTTTGCGCTCCACACCTGGGTCACTCGGATGATGGAGTTGGAGTATGTAGATCATCACTGGAAGATCAGCCGAATTGATTTTAAATACACGTATTTCTAA
- a CDS encoding YojF family protein encodes MEPIQPQDIQNRISELADQDVYVHLELTTGAYAQHLDSTRHPASAFISNAVIRYTQGSISATSPYRVGLKTTQGWIYAEGLTHVDEQDKDRLILAGHDTQGKLVVALQLSREMF; translated from the coding sequence ATGGAGCCGATACAGCCTCAAGATATTCAAAATAGAATCAGCGAACTTGCTGATCAAGATGTATACGTACACCTTGAATTAACGACAGGTGCGTATGCTCAGCACTTGGACAGCACAAGACATCCGGCGTCGGCATTTATTTCCAATGCGGTCATTCGATATACGCAGGGATCTATCTCCGCGACGAGTCCATACCGAGTTGGCTTAAAGACAACTCAGGGATGGATCTATGCTGAAGGACTTACACATGTCGATGAGCAGGACAAGGATCGCTTAATTTTGGCTGGACATGATACTCAAGGAAAATTGGTTGTAGCATTACAACTCAGCAGAGAAATGTTCTGA
- a CDS encoding RNA polymerase sigma factor, which translates to MDLTEKVTLARQGDQEAFVYVIRAVQQSLFAIARTIVKNNEDCADAMQETITKAYSNVHTLKEPTYFKTWIIRILINECNRIIKKKQRVSPVPYDTRQTSYTGDYGQIELFEVIDQLDEQLQTIVMLFYIEDISIKEIAKLLHVSEGTVKSRLFRARQQLSELLVGEGEGKYESS; encoded by the coding sequence GTGGATTTAACTGAGAAAGTAACACTTGCAAGGCAAGGAGATCAAGAAGCTTTTGTATATGTAATACGAGCTGTACAGCAAAGCTTATTTGCCATAGCCAGAACCATTGTGAAGAACAACGAAGATTGTGCAGATGCCATGCAGGAGACGATTACTAAGGCATATTCTAATGTACATACACTGAAGGAGCCTACCTATTTCAAAACGTGGATCATTCGTATTCTGATTAATGAATGTAATCGGATTATTAAGAAAAAGCAACGAGTAAGCCCGGTGCCATACGATACGAGACAGACATCGTATACGGGGGATTATGGCCAGATCGAATTGTTTGAAGTGATAGATCAGCTGGATGAACAACTCCAGACTATCGTGATGTTATTTTACATTGAGGACATATCGATCAAGGAAATAGCAAAACTACTCCATGTTTCTGAAGGCACGGTTAAATCACGCTTATTTAGAGCCAGGCAGCAACTATCTGAACTTTTAGTAGGGGAAGGAGAGGGCAAATATGAATCATCCTGA
- a CDS encoding cysteine hydrolase family protein, protein MEKPNTALIIVDVQKAFDDPKWGERNNPSAEANISRILSTWRDKGWHIIHIQHTSDKLHSLFHPTNEGFGIKEVVKPSEGEIVLTKKVNSSFIGTPLEEHLRQNQITNVVITGLTTPHCVSTTTRMSGNLGFNTTLISDAVAAFGLYDQHGTYHTAETVHEISLATLHDEFATILTTDELLDSLDQ, encoded by the coding sequence TTGGAGAAACCAAATACAGCACTAATTATAGTCGATGTTCAAAAGGCTTTTGATGATCCCAAGTGGGGTGAAAGAAACAATCCATCAGCGGAAGCAAATATTAGTAGAATACTTAGTACATGGAGAGACAAAGGGTGGCACATCATACATATTCAACACACGTCGGACAAGCTTCATTCTCTATTCCATCCTACAAATGAAGGATTCGGTATTAAAGAGGTCGTTAAACCGAGTGAAGGGGAAATCGTTCTAACGAAGAAGGTAAATAGTAGTTTTATCGGCACACCTCTAGAAGAACATTTAAGACAAAATCAGATCACAAATGTTGTAATTACAGGATTGACCACTCCTCATTGCGTATCCACAACGACTCGAATGAGCGGTAACTTAGGATTTAATACAACTCTTATTTCAGATGCAGTAGCCGCATTTGGTTTATATGACCAACACGGCACCTATCATACTGCGGAGACGGTACATGAGATCTCACTTGCAACACTACATGACGAATTCGCCACCATTCTAACGACAGATGAGCTATTAGACAGCTTAGATCAATAG